Proteins co-encoded in one Populus trichocarpa isolate Nisqually-1 chromosome 10, P.trichocarpa_v4.1, whole genome shotgun sequence genomic window:
- the LOC7477176 gene encoding protein SUPPRESSOR OF K(+) TRANSPORT GROWTH DEFECT 1 isoform X1, with product MYSNFMEHGIEYAKQAVKEDDTGNYSKAFQLYMNALEYFQAQLKYEKNQQIEKTIRERCLGYLKRAEEIRAVLDNGGSVPASNGDASVAAQPKSSPKPKDGGGKDKEDPEKAKLKAGLDSVIIREKPNVKWSDVAGLENAKLALQEAVILPVKFPQFFTGKRKPWRAFLLYGPPGTGKSYLAKAVATEADSTFFSVSSSDLVSKWMGESEKLVSNLFQMARDSAPSIIFVDEIDSLCGQRGEGNESEASRRIKTELLVQMQGVGSDDHKVLVLAATNTPYALDQAIRRRFDKRIYIPLPDLKARQHMFKVHLGDTPHNLTESDFEKLAQKTEGFSGSDISVCVKDVLFEPVRKIQDAEYFMKSSDGMWVPCEPKQRGAVKTTLQELDAQDLASKVLLPPITRADFDKVLARQKPTVSKADLEVHERFTMEFGEEG from the exons ATGTACAGCAATTTTATGGAGCATGGTATAGAGTACGCAAAACAGGCAGTTAAAGAGGACGATACTGGAAACTATAGTAAAGCTTTTCAACTTTATATGAATGCGTTGGAGTACTTTCAAGCACAATTGAAGTATGAGAAGAATCAACAGATTGAGAAAACAATTAGGGAAAGATGTTTGGGATATCTGAAGAGGGCGGAGGAGATTCGAGCTGTTCTTGATAATGGTGGGAGTGTGCCTGCCTCAAATGGTGATGCGTCGGTTGCTGCACAGCCAAAGAGTAGTCCAAAACCAAAGGATGGAGGTGGGAAGGACAAGGAGGATCCTGAGAAAGCGAAGCTTAAGGCAGGGCTTGATTCTGTTATCATCAGGGAGAAGCCAAATGTGAAATGGAGTGATGTGGCAGGTCTTGAGAATGCCAAACTGGCGTTGCAAGAGGCTGTCATATTGCCTGTTAAGTTCCCACAGTTTTTCACTG GGAAGAGAAAACCATGGAGGGCTTTTTTGTTATATGGTCCACCTGGAACAGGGAAGTCATACTTGGCAAAGGCTGTTGCAACAGAAGCTGACTCAACTTTCTTCAG TGTCTCTTCCTCGGACCTGGTTTCCAAATGGATGGGTGAAAGTGAGAAGCTAGTTTCAAATCTTTTCCAAATGGCTCGTGATAGTGCACCTTCCATCATTTTCGTTGACGAAATAGATTCACTGTGTGGCCAAAGAGGTGAAGGTAATGAGAGTGAAGCATCTCGGCGCATCAAAACAGAACTTCTTGTACAGATGCAG GGTGTAGGGAGTGATGATCACAAAGTTCTTGTTCTTGCAGCCACAAATACTCCCTATGCACTGGATCAG GCTATCCGACGGCGTTTTGACAAGAGAATATACATTCCTCTCCCAGATTTGAAGGCAAGGCAACACATGTTTAAG GTGCATCTTGGTGATACTCCTCACAATTTAACTGAAAGTGATTTTGAGAAGTTGGCTCAAAAAACAGAAGGATTTTCTGGTTCAGATATTTCAGTTTGT GTCAAAGATGTACTCTTTGAACCTGTTCGTAAAATCCAGGATGCTGAATATTTCATGAAGTCCTCTGATGGCATGTGGGTTCCTTGTGAACCAAAACAACGAGGAGCTGTCAAGACCACATTACAAGAACTTGATGCACAAGACCTTGCTTCAAAG GTCCTTCTGCCACCCATTACAAGAGCAGATTTTGATAAAGTGCTTGCACGGCAGAAGCCAACAGTTAGTAAAGCTGATCTCGAGGTGCATGAGAGATTCACGATGGAGTTTGGAGAGGAGGGCTGA
- the LOC112328840 gene encoding organelle RRM domain-containing protein 1, chloroplastic isoform X2, producing METLSPSLCTTTLASISKKLPIKASIFKLYNPKKNKNHIKTQSLSSSLISCVSLSTKATTTSTSTPLTSTKTNNHWIVLMETPPKGVNSKPEIIDYYVKTLERALGSEIDAQMCIYDACYDTHFGFCCDIDEDASLELARLPGVLSVRPDPDYNSVEKDYSSGVKLSTLSNPQIGSKLLFPSGNTKHWLVRIDKPGVGVVTKAQMVDYYAQILTKVMGYEKDAQMCIYHVSWQSNFGFCCELDEECAQELAGVPGVLSVLPDKDFESENKDYRGLSFYTSEKTLRAAFEGFGELVEVKIIMDKISKRSKGYAFVKYTTEEAASSALKEMNGKIINGWMIVVDVAKSNPPRYSRGRPRQAA from the exons ATGGAAACACTCTCACCTTCATTATGCACCACCACTCTCGCTTCCATTTCCAAAAAACTCCCAATTAAAGCTTCAATTTTCAAACTTTACAACcctaaaaagaacaagaaccacATAAAAACccaatctttatcttcttctctcatttcttGTGTTTCTCTATCAACAAAAGcaacaacaacatcaacatCTACACCTTTAACTTCAACTAAAACTAACAACCACTGGATAGTTCTAATGGAAACTCCTCCAAAGGGAGTCAATTCAAAACCAgaaataattgattattatGTCAAGACTCTAGAGAGAGCATTAGGCAG TGAAATAGATGCTCAAATGTGTATATACGATGCTTGTTATGATACTCATTTTGGCTTTTGTTGTGATATTGATGAAGATGCTTCCCTTGAACTTGCCA GGTTGCCTGGGGTTTTATCAGTTAGGCCTGACCCAGATTATAATTCTGTGGAAAAAGATTATAGTTCAGGTGTCAAGTTGAGTACATTATCAAATCCACAAATTGGAAGCAAGTTGTTGTTCCCTTCTGGGAATACGAAACATTGGCTGGTTAGAATTGATAAGCCAGGAGTTGGAGTTGTTACAAAGGCTCAAATGGTTGATTATTATGCTCAAATACTAACCAAGGTCATGGGATA TGAGAAGGATGCTCAAATGTGTATATATCATGTTTCATGGCAATCGAATTTTGGGTTCTGTTGTGAACTTGACGAGGAATGTGCACAGGAGCTTGCTG GTGTTCCTGGTGTTTTATCTGTTCTGCCAGATAAGGATTTTGAGTCGGAAAACAAGGATTATAGAG GTCTGTCATTTTATACGTCTGAGAAAACCTTGCGTGCAGCATTTGAGGGCTTTGGTGAGCTTGTTGAAG ttaaaataataatggacAAGATTTCAAAGAGGTCCAAAGGTTATGCATTTGTAAAGTACACCACAGAGGAGGCTGCAAGTTCAGCACTCAAGGAGATGAATGGCAAG ATCATCAATGGCTggatgattgttgttgatgttgccAAAAGCAACCCACCAAGATACAGCAGGGGTCGACCAAGACAAGCAGCGTGA
- the LOC7477176 gene encoding protein SUPPRESSOR OF K(+) TRANSPORT GROWTH DEFECT 1 isoform X2: MYSNFMEHGIEYAKQAVKEDDTGNYSKAFQLYMNALEYFQAQLKYEKNQQIEKTIRERCLGYLKRAEEIRAVLDNGGSVPASNGDASVAAQPKSSPKPKDGGGKDKEDPEKAKLKAGLDSVIIREKPNVKWSDVAGLENAKLALQEAVILPVKFPQFFTGKRKPWRAFLLYGPPGTGKSYLAKAVATEADSTFFSVSSSDLVSKWMGESEKLVSNLFQMARDSAPSIIFVDEIDSLCGQRGEGNESEASRRIKTELLVQMQGVGSDDHKVLVLAATNTPYALDQAIRRRFDKRIYIPLPDLKVHLGDTPHNLTESDFEKLAQKTEGFSGSDISVCVKDVLFEPVRKIQDAEYFMKSSDGMWVPCEPKQRGAVKTTLQELDAQDLASKVLLPPITRADFDKVLARQKPTVSKADLEVHERFTMEFGEEG, translated from the exons ATGTACAGCAATTTTATGGAGCATGGTATAGAGTACGCAAAACAGGCAGTTAAAGAGGACGATACTGGAAACTATAGTAAAGCTTTTCAACTTTATATGAATGCGTTGGAGTACTTTCAAGCACAATTGAAGTATGAGAAGAATCAACAGATTGAGAAAACAATTAGGGAAAGATGTTTGGGATATCTGAAGAGGGCGGAGGAGATTCGAGCTGTTCTTGATAATGGTGGGAGTGTGCCTGCCTCAAATGGTGATGCGTCGGTTGCTGCACAGCCAAAGAGTAGTCCAAAACCAAAGGATGGAGGTGGGAAGGACAAGGAGGATCCTGAGAAAGCGAAGCTTAAGGCAGGGCTTGATTCTGTTATCATCAGGGAGAAGCCAAATGTGAAATGGAGTGATGTGGCAGGTCTTGAGAATGCCAAACTGGCGTTGCAAGAGGCTGTCATATTGCCTGTTAAGTTCCCACAGTTTTTCACTG GGAAGAGAAAACCATGGAGGGCTTTTTTGTTATATGGTCCACCTGGAACAGGGAAGTCATACTTGGCAAAGGCTGTTGCAACAGAAGCTGACTCAACTTTCTTCAG TGTCTCTTCCTCGGACCTGGTTTCCAAATGGATGGGTGAAAGTGAGAAGCTAGTTTCAAATCTTTTCCAAATGGCTCGTGATAGTGCACCTTCCATCATTTTCGTTGACGAAATAGATTCACTGTGTGGCCAAAGAGGTGAAGGTAATGAGAGTGAAGCATCTCGGCGCATCAAAACAGAACTTCTTGTACAGATGCAG GGTGTAGGGAGTGATGATCACAAAGTTCTTGTTCTTGCAGCCACAAATACTCCCTATGCACTGGATCAG GCTATCCGACGGCGTTTTGACAAGAGAATATACATTCCTCTCCCAGATTTGAAG GTGCATCTTGGTGATACTCCTCACAATTTAACTGAAAGTGATTTTGAGAAGTTGGCTCAAAAAACAGAAGGATTTTCTGGTTCAGATATTTCAGTTTGT GTCAAAGATGTACTCTTTGAACCTGTTCGTAAAATCCAGGATGCTGAATATTTCATGAAGTCCTCTGATGGCATGTGGGTTCCTTGTGAACCAAAACAACGAGGAGCTGTCAAGACCACATTACAAGAACTTGATGCACAAGACCTTGCTTCAAAG GTCCTTCTGCCACCCATTACAAGAGCAGATTTTGATAAAGTGCTTGCACGGCAGAAGCCAACAGTTAGTAAAGCTGATCTCGAGGTGCATGAGAGATTCACGATGGAGTTTGGAGAGGAGGGCTGA
- the LOC7477174 gene encoding uncharacterized protein LOC7477174 isoform X1 produces the protein MVFKDCLVGFKELRPLVHLLLPLFFHWIAEEMTFSVLVDVLTSALCPGQTTCSEVIYISGLQQTVVGIFKMVVIPLLGQLADEYGRKPLLLITVSTSMFPFAVLACNQSRDAVYVYYVLRTISFILSQGSIFCIAVAYAADIIKEENRATAFSWITGFFSASHVVGNLLARFLPEKYIFVVSIALLIFGSVYMYFFLVETVERVDKRERDSTFLTKIINVTRKRYESMRYAAVVVFRSPTLKIISFVSFFYELGMSGISSVLLFYLKAVFGFNKNQYSEILSAVGIGAIFSQILVLPLLSPLVGEGVILCLALLASIAYGLLYGLAWASWVPYLSAAFGAIYVLVKPATYSVISKGSSSVNQGKVQGFIAGVQSIASLLSPLAMSPLTSWFLSSDAPFNCKGFSIIVASVSMMIALCFACLLKPAEMSGHDMEEEIEAPLLGES, from the exons ATGGTGTTTAAGGATTGTTTAGTTGGGTTCAAAGAGCTTAGGCCTTTAGTACACTTGTTGTTGCCACTATTTTTTCATTGGATTGCTGAGGAAATGACTTTTTCTGTTCTTGTTGATGTTCTTACTTCTGCTTTATGTCCTGGTCAAACTACTTGCTCTGAGGTTATTTATATCAGTGGTCTCCAACAAACG GTGGTGGGAATTTTCAAAATGGTGGTAATACCACTCCTAGGCCAGCTTGCAGATGAGTATGGGCGTAAACCGCTTCTCCTCATTACTGTATCAACATCCATGTTCCCTTTTG CCGTACTTGCCTGTAACCAATCTAGGGATGCTGTGTATGTGTACTATGTGCTTCGgacaatttcatttattttaagtcAAGGGAGTATTTTCTGCATTGCTGTTGCTTATGCG GCAGATATtatcaaagaagaaaacaggGCTACAGCATTTAGTTGGATCACTGGTTTCTTTTCTGCTTCTCATGTCGTAGGCAATCTTCTGGCACGTTTTCTCCCTGAGAAATACATCTTTGTG GTTTCAATTGCTCTCTTGATCTTTGGTTCAGTTTATATGTATTTCTTTCTAGTTGAGACAGTTGAACGGGTTGATAAGAGGGAGCGAGATTCAACCTTCTTGACTAAGATAATAAACGTCACTCGCAAAAGATATGAATCAATGAGATATGCAGCAGTGGTAGTGTTTAGAAG tcCTACACTGAAAATCATTTCATTCGTTTCCTTCTTCTATGAGTTGGGAATGTCTGGCATCAGTTCAGTTTTACTA TTCTATCTGAAGGCAGTGTTTGGTTTTAACAAGAATCAATATTCGGAAATTCTGTCAGCGGTAGGAATTGGTGCAATCTTTTCTCAG ATTTTGGTGCTTCCTCTTCTCAGTCCATTGGTTGGAGAGGGAGTGATATTATGTCTAGCCTTACTTGCATCAATAGCTTAT GGTTTGCTTTATGGCTTGGCGTGGGCATCTTGG GTGCCATACTTGAGTGCCGCATTTGGAGCCATTTATGTCCTCGTGAAGCCTGCT ACTTATTCTGTTATTTCTAAAGGATCAAGCTCAGTGAATCAG GGAAAAGTGCAGGGATTTATTGCCGGTGTCCAATCAATAGCAAGTTTATTATCCCCACTTGCAATGAGTCCATTGACTT CATGGTTCCTCTCTAGTGATGCACCTTTCAACTGTAAAGGTTTCAGCATCATAGTTGCTTCTGTAAGCATG ATGATTGCTTTATGCTTTGCTTGCCTGCTTAAGCCGGCCGAAATGTCGGGCCATGACATGGAGGAAGAAATTGAAGCACCACTTTTAGGTGAAAGTTAA
- the LOC112328840 gene encoding organelle RRM domain-containing protein 1, chloroplastic isoform X1, whose product METLSPSLCTTTLASISKKLPIKASIFKLYNPKKNKNHIKTQSLSSSLISCVSLSTKATTTSTSTPLTSTKTNNHWIVLMETPPKGVNSKPEIIDYYVKTLERALGSEIDAQMCIYDACYDTHFGFCCDIDEDASLELARLPGVLSVRPDPDYNSVEKDYSSGVKLSTLSNPQIGSKLLFPSGNTKHWLVRIDKPGVGVVTKAQMVDYYAQILTKVMGYEKDAQMCIYHVSWQSNFGFCCELDEECAQELAGVPGVLSVLPDKDFESENKDYRGDSLINSANPPDSSEASQITHVRTKKLFITGLSFYTSEKTLRAAFEGFGELVEVKIIMDKISKRSKGYAFVKYTTEEAASSALKEMNGKIINGWMIVVDVAKSNPPRYSRGRPRQAA is encoded by the exons ATGGAAACACTCTCACCTTCATTATGCACCACCACTCTCGCTTCCATTTCCAAAAAACTCCCAATTAAAGCTTCAATTTTCAAACTTTACAACcctaaaaagaacaagaaccacATAAAAACccaatctttatcttcttctctcatttcttGTGTTTCTCTATCAACAAAAGcaacaacaacatcaacatCTACACCTTTAACTTCAACTAAAACTAACAACCACTGGATAGTTCTAATGGAAACTCCTCCAAAGGGAGTCAATTCAAAACCAgaaataattgattattatGTCAAGACTCTAGAGAGAGCATTAGGCAG TGAAATAGATGCTCAAATGTGTATATACGATGCTTGTTATGATACTCATTTTGGCTTTTGTTGTGATATTGATGAAGATGCTTCCCTTGAACTTGCCA GGTTGCCTGGGGTTTTATCAGTTAGGCCTGACCCAGATTATAATTCTGTGGAAAAAGATTATAGTTCAGGTGTCAAGTTGAGTACATTATCAAATCCACAAATTGGAAGCAAGTTGTTGTTCCCTTCTGGGAATACGAAACATTGGCTGGTTAGAATTGATAAGCCAGGAGTTGGAGTTGTTACAAAGGCTCAAATGGTTGATTATTATGCTCAAATACTAACCAAGGTCATGGGATA TGAGAAGGATGCTCAAATGTGTATATATCATGTTTCATGGCAATCGAATTTTGGGTTCTGTTGTGAACTTGACGAGGAATGTGCACAGGAGCTTGCTG GTGTTCCTGGTGTTTTATCTGTTCTGCCAGATAAGGATTTTGAGTCGGAAAACAAGGATTATAGAG GTGATAGCCTCATCAATTCTGCAAATCCACCAGATTCTTCAGAAGCTAGTCAAATAACTCATGttagaacaaaaaaactttttataactG GTCTGTCATTTTATACGTCTGAGAAAACCTTGCGTGCAGCATTTGAGGGCTTTGGTGAGCTTGTTGAAG ttaaaataataatggacAAGATTTCAAAGAGGTCCAAAGGTTATGCATTTGTAAAGTACACCACAGAGGAGGCTGCAAGTTCAGCACTCAAGGAGATGAATGGCAAG ATCATCAATGGCTggatgattgttgttgatgttgccAAAAGCAACCCACCAAGATACAGCAGGGGTCGACCAAGACAAGCAGCGTGA
- the LOC7477174 gene encoding uncharacterized protein LOC7477174 isoform X3 — MVVIPLLGQLADEYGRKPLLLITVSTSMFPFAVLACNQSRDAVYVYYVLRTISFILSQGSIFCIAVAYAADIIKEENRATAFSWITGFFSASHVVGNLLARFLPEKYIFVVSIALLIFGSVYMYFFLVETVERVDKRERDSTFLTKIINVTRKRYESMRYAAVVVFRSPTLKIISFVSFFYELGMSGISSVLLFYLKAVFGFNKNQYSEILSAVGIGAIFSQILVLPLLSPLVGEGVILCLALLASIAYGLLYGLAWASWVPYLSAAFGAIYVLVKPATYSVISKGSSSVNQGKVQGFIAGVQSIASLLSPLAMSPLTSWFLSSDAPFNCKGFSIIVASVSMMIALCFACLLKPAEMSGHDMEEEIEAPLLGES, encoded by the exons ATGGTGGTAATACCACTCCTAGGCCAGCTTGCAGATGAGTATGGGCGTAAACCGCTTCTCCTCATTACTGTATCAACATCCATGTTCCCTTTTG CCGTACTTGCCTGTAACCAATCTAGGGATGCTGTGTATGTGTACTATGTGCTTCGgacaatttcatttattttaagtcAAGGGAGTATTTTCTGCATTGCTGTTGCTTATGCG GCAGATATtatcaaagaagaaaacaggGCTACAGCATTTAGTTGGATCACTGGTTTCTTTTCTGCTTCTCATGTCGTAGGCAATCTTCTGGCACGTTTTCTCCCTGAGAAATACATCTTTGTG GTTTCAATTGCTCTCTTGATCTTTGGTTCAGTTTATATGTATTTCTTTCTAGTTGAGACAGTTGAACGGGTTGATAAGAGGGAGCGAGATTCAACCTTCTTGACTAAGATAATAAACGTCACTCGCAAAAGATATGAATCAATGAGATATGCAGCAGTGGTAGTGTTTAGAAG tcCTACACTGAAAATCATTTCATTCGTTTCCTTCTTCTATGAGTTGGGAATGTCTGGCATCAGTTCAGTTTTACTA TTCTATCTGAAGGCAGTGTTTGGTTTTAACAAGAATCAATATTCGGAAATTCTGTCAGCGGTAGGAATTGGTGCAATCTTTTCTCAG ATTTTGGTGCTTCCTCTTCTCAGTCCATTGGTTGGAGAGGGAGTGATATTATGTCTAGCCTTACTTGCATCAATAGCTTAT GGTTTGCTTTATGGCTTGGCGTGGGCATCTTGG GTGCCATACTTGAGTGCCGCATTTGGAGCCATTTATGTCCTCGTGAAGCCTGCT ACTTATTCTGTTATTTCTAAAGGATCAAGCTCAGTGAATCAG GGAAAAGTGCAGGGATTTATTGCCGGTGTCCAATCAATAGCAAGTTTATTATCCCCACTTGCAATGAGTCCATTGACTT CATGGTTCCTCTCTAGTGATGCACCTTTCAACTGTAAAGGTTTCAGCATCATAGTTGCTTCTGTAAGCATG ATGATTGCTTTATGCTTTGCTTGCCTGCTTAAGCCGGCCGAAATGTCGGGCCATGACATGGAGGAAGAAATTGAAGCACCACTTTTAGGTGAAAGTTAA
- the LOC7491628 gene encoding nifU-like protein 4, mitochondrial — MKGFGRLISRALSNQKSFGLCREINTTCRLTPRRFIHVSSATTAFWHSSGGAFPDSKTLASSLHPEKLTVLTGQRRTMFIQTQSTPNPSSLMFYPGKPVMDVGSADFPNARSAMNSPLAKAIYGIDGINRVFFGPDFITITKSDDATWEFLKPEIFAAIMDFYSSGEPLFLDSQTAAAKDTAISEDDSETVAMIKELLETRIRPAVQDDGGDIEYQGFDEETGIVKLKMQGACSGCPSSSVTLKSGIENMLMHYVPEVKGVEQELDAEDDEAALTSQME; from the exons ATGAAGGGTTTTGGCAGATTAATATCGCGAGCTCTatcaaaccaaaaaagtttCGGACTTTGCAGAGAAATCAACACTACATGTCGTTTGACTCCTCGCCGCTTTATACATGTTTCATCAGCAACAACAGCGTTTTGGCACAGCAGCGGTGGTGCTTTCCCTGATTCGAAAACGTTGGCTTCTTCTTTGCATCCTGAGAAATTGACCGTTTTGACAG GGCAGAGGAGGACCATGTTTATACAAACTCAATCCACACCAAATCCATCATCCCTTATGTTTTATCCTGGGAAGCCGGTGATGGATGTAGGAAGTGCGGATTTCCCAAATGCACGTTCAGCCATGAATTCTCCATTGGCTAAAGCTATTTATGGAATCGATG GTATCAATCGAGTTTTCTTTGGACCTGATTTTATCACCATAACAAAGTCAGATGATGCTACTTGGGAATTCCTAAAGCCTGAAATATTTGCAGCTATCATGGACTTCTATTCTTCTGGAGAACCATTGTTTCTAGACTCGCAAACTGCTGCAGCGAAGGACACGGCTATTAGTGAG GATGACTCAGAAACTGTTGCAATGATTAAAGAGCTGTTGGAGACTCGTATTCGACCAGCAGTGCAGGACGATGGTGGAGATATTGAGTATCAGGGTTTTGATGA GGAAACTGGAATAgtcaaattgaaaatgcaaggaGCATGCAGTGGCTGTCCGAGCTCATCTGTCACTTTGAAATCTGGAATAGAGAATATGCTGATGCATTATGTACCAGAG GTGAAAGGTGTGGAACAAGAATTAGATGCTGAAGATGATGAAGCAGCATTGACCAGTCAGATGGAGTAG
- the LOC7477174 gene encoding uncharacterized protein LOC7477174 isoform X2, with protein sequence MVFKDCLVGFKELRPLVHLLLPLFFHWIAEEMTFSVLVDVLTSALCPGQTTCSEVIYISGLQQTVVGIFKMVVIPLLGQLADEYGRKPLLLITVSTSMFPFAVLACNQSRDAVYVYYVLRTISFILSQGSIFCIAVAYAVSIALLIFGSVYMYFFLVETVERVDKRERDSTFLTKIINVTRKRYESMRYAAVVVFRSPTLKIISFVSFFYELGMSGISSVLLFYLKAVFGFNKNQYSEILSAVGIGAIFSQILVLPLLSPLVGEGVILCLALLASIAYGLLYGLAWASWVPYLSAAFGAIYVLVKPATYSVISKGSSSVNQGKVQGFIAGVQSIASLLSPLAMSPLTSWFLSSDAPFNCKGFSIIVASVSMMIALCFACLLKPAEMSGHDMEEEIEAPLLGES encoded by the exons ATGGTGTTTAAGGATTGTTTAGTTGGGTTCAAAGAGCTTAGGCCTTTAGTACACTTGTTGTTGCCACTATTTTTTCATTGGATTGCTGAGGAAATGACTTTTTCTGTTCTTGTTGATGTTCTTACTTCTGCTTTATGTCCTGGTCAAACTACTTGCTCTGAGGTTATTTATATCAGTGGTCTCCAACAAACG GTGGTGGGAATTTTCAAAATGGTGGTAATACCACTCCTAGGCCAGCTTGCAGATGAGTATGGGCGTAAACCGCTTCTCCTCATTACTGTATCAACATCCATGTTCCCTTTTG CCGTACTTGCCTGTAACCAATCTAGGGATGCTGTGTATGTGTACTATGTGCTTCGgacaatttcatttattttaagtcAAGGGAGTATTTTCTGCATTGCTGTTGCTTATGCG GTTTCAATTGCTCTCTTGATCTTTGGTTCAGTTTATATGTATTTCTTTCTAGTTGAGACAGTTGAACGGGTTGATAAGAGGGAGCGAGATTCAACCTTCTTGACTAAGATAATAAACGTCACTCGCAAAAGATATGAATCAATGAGATATGCAGCAGTGGTAGTGTTTAGAAG tcCTACACTGAAAATCATTTCATTCGTTTCCTTCTTCTATGAGTTGGGAATGTCTGGCATCAGTTCAGTTTTACTA TTCTATCTGAAGGCAGTGTTTGGTTTTAACAAGAATCAATATTCGGAAATTCTGTCAGCGGTAGGAATTGGTGCAATCTTTTCTCAG ATTTTGGTGCTTCCTCTTCTCAGTCCATTGGTTGGAGAGGGAGTGATATTATGTCTAGCCTTACTTGCATCAATAGCTTAT GGTTTGCTTTATGGCTTGGCGTGGGCATCTTGG GTGCCATACTTGAGTGCCGCATTTGGAGCCATTTATGTCCTCGTGAAGCCTGCT ACTTATTCTGTTATTTCTAAAGGATCAAGCTCAGTGAATCAG GGAAAAGTGCAGGGATTTATTGCCGGTGTCCAATCAATAGCAAGTTTATTATCCCCACTTGCAATGAGTCCATTGACTT CATGGTTCCTCTCTAGTGATGCACCTTTCAACTGTAAAGGTTTCAGCATCATAGTTGCTTCTGTAAGCATG ATGATTGCTTTATGCTTTGCTTGCCTGCTTAAGCCGGCCGAAATGTCGGGCCATGACATGGAGGAAGAAATTGAAGCACCACTTTTAGGTGAAAGTTAA